The Betaproteobacteria bacterium nucleotide sequence TATGCCGTGGGTGTCGGCGACAGCGTGACGGTTTCGGTCAAGGTCGTCGAGAAGCGCCCGCAGGGCAACATCGTCGTGCTCGAGTGCAGCGGCGTGAATCAGCACGGCGACCCGGTGCTGACGGGCACGATGGAGGTGTCGGTGCTCACGCAGAAGGTGAGTGTCGCGCGCATGCCGACCGCCACCATCTCGGTGCAGGAGCACGATTCCTACGAGAACATCCTGAAGTTCTGCAGGCACCTGCCTGCGGTCGTCACCGCCGTCGCCCACCCGTGCGATGTGTCGTCCCTCACGGCGGTGATGGACGCCGCGAAGGCGAACCTGATCATCCCCATCCTGGTCGGCCCGTCGGAGCGGATCAGGAAGGTGGCGGCGGATTTCGGCTTCGACATCTCGCAGATGCGCATCGAGAACACGCCGCACAGCCACGCTTCCGCGGCACGCGCCGTGGAGCTCGTGCGCGAGGGCGAGGCGGAAGTGCTGATGAAGGGCAGCCTGCACACCGACGAGCTCATGAGCGCGGTGGTGAGCTCGTCCACGGGCTTGCGCACCGGGCGCCACATCTCGCACGTCTTCATCATGGACGTGCCGACCTACGACAAGCCGCTCTTCGTGACCGATGCCGCGGTCAACATCTATCCGACGCTGGAGCAGAAGGTCGACATCGTGCAGAACGCGATCGACCTCGCCCACGCGTTGCGCATCGAGTGCCCCAAGGTCGCCATCCTCTCCGCCGTGGAGACCGTGACGCCGAAGATCCAGTCGACGCTCGAGGCGGCGGCGCTCTGCAAGATGGCCGACCGCGGGCAGATCACCGGTGGGCTGCTCGACGGACCGCTCGCCATGGACAATGCCATCAGCAAGGAAGCCGCGGAGATCAAGAAGATCGCCTCCCCGGTCGCTGGCGATGCCGACATCCTGCTGGTTCCGGATCTGGAAGCCGGCAACATCCTCGCCAAGCAGCTCACGTTCATGGCCAACGCCGACGCTGCCGGGATCGTGCTCGGTGCGCGCGTGCCCATCATTCTCACCAGCCGTGCGGACAATCTCCATGCTCGCATGGCCTCGTGCGCGGTGGCGGTGGTGCTGGCGCACGCACGCCGCGAGGCGAAGGCTGCGCCGCCGGTCTGAGAGCTGCCCATCGCGAGTCCCGCGTCTCAGGGACTCGGTCCCACATCTCTTGCTCTTATGAATACGAGGAACCGATGAACCTTCCCGCCTACCTCTCTCTCGAGGGCAAGAAAGTCCTAATCACCGGCATCGCCAACGACAGCTCGATTGCCTACGGCTGTGCGCGTGCTATGCGCGAGCTCGGCGCCGACCTCGCCATCACCTACCTCAACGAGAAGGCGAAGCGCTTCGTCGAACCGCTCGCCGCGGGTCTCGGTGCGGAAATCCTCATGCCGGGCGACGTGACGCAGGAAGGCGAGCTCGAAGCCGTCTACGCGGAGATCGGCAAGCGCTGGGGCGTGCTGCATTCCGCCCTGCACTCGATGGCCTTCGCCCCGAAGGAGGATCTGCAGGGGCGCCTCGTCGACAGCTCGCTCGCCGGCTTCCAGCTCGCCATGGACGTGTCGTGTCATTCCTTCGTGCGCATGGCGAAGCTGGCGGAGCCGCTCATGTCGGACGGCGGCACACTCTTCACCATGAGCTATCTCGGCGCCGCCCGGGCGGTGCCCAACTACAACCTCATGGGGCCCGTGAAAGCGGCGCTCGAGGCGGTGACGCGCTATCTCGCGCTGGAGCTCGGACCGAAGATCCGCGTGCACG carries:
- a CDS encoding bifunctional enoyl-CoA hydratase/phosphate acetyltransferase — its product is AEWVSPPGALGKRPAHAALSGTLLSRLVGTQLPGPGSSIVAESLRYAYAVGVGDSVTVSVKVVEKRPQGNIVVLECSGVNQHGDPVLTGTMEVSVLTQKVSVARMPTATISVQEHDSYENILKFCRHLPAVVTAVAHPCDVSSLTAVMDAAKANLIIPILVGPSERIRKVAADFGFDISQMRIENTPHSHASAARAVELVREGEAEVLMKGSLHTDELMSAVVSSSTGLRTGRHISHVFIMDVPTYDKPLFVTDAAVNIYPTLEQKVDIVQNAIDLAHALRIECPKVAILSAVETVTPKIQSTLEAAALCKMADRGQITGGLLDGPLAMDNAISKEAAEIKKIASPVAGDADILLVPDLEAGNILAKQLTFMANADAAGIVLGARVPIILTSRADNLHARMASCAVAVVLAHARREAKAAPPV
- the fabI gene encoding enoyl-ACP reductase FabI: MNLPAYLSLEGKKVLITGIANDSSIAYGCARAMRELGADLAITYLNEKAKRFVEPLAAGLGAEILMPGDVTQEGELEAVYAEIGKRWGVLHSALHSMAFAPKEDLQGRLVDSSLAGFQLAMDVSCHSFVRMAKLAEPLMSDGGTLFTMSYLGAARAVPNYNLMGPVKAALEAVTRYLALELGPKIRVHAMSPGPLKTRAASGLADFDKLMAKAAERAPARQLATIDDVGRYVAFLATDAARVLTGDTLYVDGGYHIAD